The following is a genomic window from Atribacteraceae bacterium.
AAAAGGCACAATTGTCGCATTCCGCTTGCTTCCAAAGAATCTAGCCGTAGATGTGTTTGCCCATTCAACTTCGGCTAAACAGGCCAGCATTTCCCTGTTGACCAATGAAAACGAACTTGCAGAAATTGTTAACGAATTGTATTTCGATGACAAAATCGACTTCCTTGAGGAAATGCCCGCCAACATTGTAAAGAGGATATTGAAAAACTCAACCGAATCCGAAAGAAAGCTTATTAACCAGTTTTTGAAATATCCTGACTTTTCTGCCGGCAGTCTTATGACTACAGAGTTTGTCGACCTCAAAGAACATATGACTGTGGCACAATCTTTGGAAACTATAAGGACCACCGCACTGAACAAGGAAACAGTGTATACATGTTACTGCATCGATTCACACCGCCAGTTGAAGGGCACAGTTTCACTAAAGGATCTGGTTTTAGCCTCCCCCGATGTAACTGTAGGTGAAATCATGCAAAAGGATGTGCTGTCGGTAGAGACTCAAGACGATCAAGAACAGGTTGCAGCGCTATTCAAGAAATATGATCTGCTTAGCCTCCCCGTAGTTGACCATGAAAAAAGGCTCGTGGGGATCATCACCGTTGACGACGTAATTGATGTGATCGAGAGGGAAAACACCGAGGACTCTTATCTTATGGCAGCCGTAAGCAAGGGTAGCTCGCCTAAGAAAGACAAATTGCTTGAAGTTTCTATTCCTTCTGCTATCCGCCTTCGCCTTCCATGGCTGATTATAACTTTATTGGGCGGAATGCTTGCCGGTGGCGTTATTGAATTCTTCGAGGAGTCTTTGGCGGCAGCTATCGTCCTTGCTGCGTTTATCCCGGTTATCATGGACATGGGAGGAGACGTAGGGATTCAATCATCCACCATCGTCATAAGGGGACTGGCAACAGGCGATATTACGCAGAATAATGTCTGGAAATGCTTGTGGAGAGAGATTCTCATAGGGACATTCATGGGAGTGATATGCGGAGTGGTCGTCGGTGCAGCAGGCCAGATATGGCAGGGTGTACCTAAACTTGGAGTAGCGGTGGGGGGGGCGATGATCACGACTATGACGGTAGCTTCTTTCTTAGGAGCGTTTTTGCCCACTTTGTTTCATCGCATAGGTATAGACCCGGCAGTTGTGTCGGGACCGCTGATTACTACAATAAAAGATATAACCGGATTGGTTATTTATTTCACGATAGCCTCAGTGGTCATGGGTATTTAACAAACTGAAACAAAATAACCGTCAGACTGTGCGAAAACGTTTTTTGCTCGCAGCAATATGTAACTATAGACTATGATTGAAAGAGAAAGGGCCTTTCAGGTGCTTGGTTGAGGGGATTTATGCGATAAGGGGAAGGGGAACTTGAGCCAGGACGACGAATGAAGGGAAACACGCGGTACGCCTTCCGTTACCAAGCGAGCTGACTCCCTTCCAACAGCAGGTCTTTAGCTTGTTGGAGGTGGCCTGCTGATCACCTGTACCCAGCAAGCCTGCATTTCGGAATCGGAAGAAAGCTATCTCCGATAATGGTTGAGCATAGTTTGTCGGTTGAAACTTCGGGATAAATTCCTACCTGTCGAAAAACACCATAAGCGTCTTGATCTCAAAAGGATGAAAGTGAAGGGTAAGCGACCGGTCCCGGACCGGTATTTCCTCCTGTTGCATTTCCAGGAGGGTACAGGACCAGGCCCGAACGGGTGGCTTCCAGAAAGCAATCGAACCGGCTACCCGTTTTCCCCGGCTTTCATAGACGCGTACAATCACGCCCTCTCCGTATTCAGACAGTTTCACTGCCGCCAGAACTATGGCCGGATTATCGAGCGTGATCCAAGAACGCTCCGGTGGCCACGAACCGGCGCCATTACCTTTGACCGCAGGAATAAGCGGTTCATTGAATTCGGCGGCGCGCTCCGTGACTGGCGCATCACCGACAGTGCCCTGATGAGGAAAAAGGGCATAGGCAAATTCGTGCTGTCCCCGGTCGGCATCCGAATCGGGATAGGATGGTGAGCGCAGGCAGGTCAAACCGATCACCCCACGAGTGATATCATGTCCGTACTTGCCATTATTGATAAGAGCAATCCCCCAATCCTTCTCCGACACGTCCACCCACCGCTGGGCACAGACTTCGAATTTGGCTTTTTCCCAGGGGGTATTGGTGTGCGTCGGACGGTATAGGTAGCCGAATTGAATTTCACAGGCGGCCTGGTCGGTGGCCAGATCCACTGGAAACAGCACTTTAAGCATGGTGTTGTTTTCCCACCAAGCGATTTTCGTCACAAAATCGATCCGGTCCATATCCCGGTATATACGGATATGTTGAGTTATGATGGAGCGCCCGAAGGGGCGCTCCATCATCATAGTCCCCCGTAATGGGCCCTCCTCGAGGATCGCGAGGGTGTTCAGCTCGGTGATCGTCCAGTATTTTCCCCGGTAAAAAGGATCAATGTTCCAGGCATCATGGTCGGGTGGGAGATCTTCAAAGGCCTGGAAGCAGTTGGCTCGGGAACCGGCTTTAACGTATTCGCGATCGATACTTTTATGATAGAGGGAAGCGATCAGCCCCCCTTCGTCGAACTCCATCCGGAAAAAGCGGTTCTCCATCACCTGCCGGGAAACTCTAAGAGACGTCTCCGGTTTTCCAGGAACCTCCCGAGCCGGGCCGGCGGAAAGACAAGTATAACCGAAACCGGGTACCCGATGACCGGACACCAGAATCCTCTCCCCCCCGGCGGACTGCCATTCGAGGGGCTGGTCTTGCTGATACAAAATGTGACCGGGGGCTAATCCCCCCGGCAGGGCCACGTCCAGGAGGTCACTGCGTGCGTGCCCCAGCGAGTTGAACACAATTATATCTCCCTTGTTTCCCGGAATTCTCTCTGCAATGTAACGAAGCGCCTCGTCTTTGATCTTTTGTCCGATTTCCGAGGCGGCCTGAAAATCCCGCCGGGCGAAGATAAGCCGGCAGGGTCTGGATCGTAAATCCCCGGCCAAAAGACCCGGCGGCCCGGCGTTTTCCAAATCATCATTCACCCTGGCCACTGGGAAAACCGAGTTGCCAAGACAATGAATCTCATGTCTTTAGGCTGCCGATGTCCGCCATTTCTCCGTCGGTCAACCGAAAATCGAAAATATCGAAATTTTTCTCCTGGTGATCACGACGGGTCGCCTTGGGAATGGCCATAACCCCCTTCTGTTGAATCAGCCAACGGAGGGTGATTTGGGCAGGGGTTTTTCCGTAACGCTCCGCGATCTCCCGCAAGAGGGGGTGGTGCAGGACCCGGCCCCGGGCCAGCGGAGAGTAAGCGGAAACAATAACCTGCGCTTTCCGGCAGTAGTCAAGAAGGGCAGCCGGGGAGTGGAAAGGATGATATTCCACCTGGTTGGTGAGGATCGGTGTCGGTGACAGGCTTTGGGCTGCCTCCAGAAGGTCGATAGAAAAGTTGCTGACCCCGATGGAACGGGTTTTCCCTTGGTGTACAAGGTCGTTCATCGCTCTTAGAGTCTCGGCGAGGGGCACCGCATCGTTCGGCCAGTGTATCAGAAAGAGATCGACATATTCGGTCCCGAGTTGTTTGAGGCTATCCTCCAAAGAACGAATACAGTCTTCCCTGCGTAAATGCGTGTGCCAGACCTTGGTGGTCAAAAACAACTCTTCACGGGAAACGAAGGACTCCCGGATGGCCTGGCCGATCTCTGCTTCATTCATGTAAAAGGCCGCTGTATCGATACTTCGATAACCCACTTCAAGGGCGGTAAGTACCGCCCGGCGACATTCAACCCCCCGCATGTCCCAGGTCCCTAAACCAAGTACCGGTAGACGCGCCCCTTCTCTTTCCAGATAATCCACGATTCCACCTCCTCCTTTTTCTTTTTACATCACCACAACCTGATATCCCTGTTCCGTATATCGACTCATTGCCGGGTGGCCGTTCAACTCGTCGAGGAACGGCAAACCCTCCTGTTTTACCGCGTCCAGGATTCCCATTTTCCGGGAACAGGCCAAACCGGCCCCCTCGATCGATGCCGATTCCTTCGCTTTGCAGTACAGACGATGAAGCGGATGGCTTTCCCCGGCCAACAGGGGAATCAGCCGGGTGGCGGCTCCCTCGAAAACCAGGACGGCTTCCCCTCCCCGCGCCTGAAAATCAAGCACGCTGAGGAGCACATGAACAAAGCAGGTTTCATCGTCACGGAAAGCAAAGAAAGCGATCTTCTGCATCCTCGCGGTGTTAGAGAGGGCGGGCATGGTATCCGGCCTTTTCAACGACCGCAACCAGGATTTCGGTCCGGACAGGGGGGGCAGTTATGAACTCGGCTACTCCCGTTTTCAGGTCAATATTCACCGATACCACACCGTCAACCTGCTCCAGTTCTTTTTTCAAACGCGTGACGCAGTGCTGACAACTCATTCCATCGATTTTTAGTTTCATGAAAAACACCTCCCAGGTAAATCCAGGATTCAAGATATAAAACTGATTTTGCTGCAAAAACTCATTTCAGCAAGGCCCCGTTGCCATCAGCCCCGCCTCATCTGGTGTTTTCTCGCACGCATCAATGACCACGTCTGGTTACGGTGATGCTGAAAAGGCCATCCTTGGCCTTTTTGCTGCGAAAACGCGGTGATTTCGGCGGCTGATTCAGGCAGCTCAGGCCCGGGCTTCCTTCGTTCTTTTGCAGCAAAATTACTTATTACAGTAGAATCAAAACTCATTTTCCTGTTCTCCCCTGATGGCGTTGACAAAGCGATTGGGGGCTTCCGGAGATAAGAGGGATCTTCTTCGGACACGGTTCCACCTCGCTATGACTGGACAGATTATCTCCGAGTTCCCGGGCCCTGAAGGCGATAAGCTATCTTTCATTCTACAACTAATTCCGGACCTCGACCTTCCCCCGGGAAGACACCACCAGTAATGGCAATTCACCGGGAATCGCAGCATTCACTCTTTACTCTTCTTTAATCCAGTGATAGACTCAATGTATACATTCTATTCCGATACTGGGGAGCTCTTGATAAGAGCTGAGATAAGGCTTGAAGCCTTGACCCGCATAACCTGATCAGGATAATGCCTGCGTAGGGAATGCCGCCTCGCTCTCTCGGGCGCACCGTAAAAGTGCGTTTTCCCCTCCTCCCCGGAACGGTTTATAAGGAGATGTGAAATGGCAGCGAAAAGCATTTTCGTCCCCCGGATTCTGGCCGAAGGCGGCGTGGTTTTAGGTCTTGCTACGGCGTTAAGCCTGATAAAACTTTTCGCCGCTCCCTTCGGCGGATCGGTCACCCCGGGAAGCATGGTTCCCATTATTCTCCTGGCCATGATCCGGGGACCGGTGGTCGGCACAACCGTTGGTGTCGTCTACGGCTTTCTCCAGTTCATACTCGGCCCCTGGTTTCTCACCCCGCTCCAGTTTCTGCTCGATTACCCGTTTGCCTTTGGAGCACTGGGCCTGGCCGGCTTTTTCTGGAGACCGGCAATGACCAAAAACACCAGCTGGACAGGCCGCTATTTCTTCTCCATCATTGCCGTCTTCTTCGCTATCGGCGGACGGTTTCTGAGTCACTTCTTCGCCGGTGTTTTTTTCTGGGGGCATTACGCCCCGGAGGGCCAGTCGGTCTGGCTCTACTCGCTGGTCTACAACGGCGGGTACTTGGGGGTAGAATTTCTTATCAGCGCCGCTCTGACTTGGTTCCTGACTCCATCGCTGGGCAGACTGATCAAACCATGAAACACGGTAACAACACCACCAGCAGGAACGCTGGCAGCACCGAAAAAGCAAGTAATCCAAGAAAGGGGCAATGAGGCGACACTAATCGCCGAACTGATCTGTCTTGGCGAGAAACGCGAGGTCCATAGGTATAAGCAGGCCTTGTGGGTTGGCCTATGCCTGGACCTCGCTTCTGGGCCCTTCAGGTATCGGTCTTTTCTATGGACAGGATTTCGACAATTCGTCCCCACATATAGATGCTGGCCCAATCGTCGAGCGGCCGAGCGGTAAAGGCGATACGAAGGCCGTCTTCCCAAAACTCTCTGGGTAGGTTGATTGGTTCATAATGCAATCCGTCGTCCCCAACAATCCCATAAAAACCGCCTGATAGCTCAACGTGCCTGATCGTTCCGGTACCGGAGACGGTCGTCTGACATCCCGTCAAAACCGTGAGCACGGCCATTATGACCACCAGGGCGGCTCCCAGACGCATGGTTTTCATCACTTCTCCCCCTTTCTGTGTATTGTCAGCGGTTACAACCTTTCACAGGCCGGCTTTAGAAAACGTAACATCACCGGGATCTTTATAAGTGTATTATACTTCAACTGGTTTTAAGCTATAATGAAAACTATTATAAGGCACAATGCACGGACATATTGCGGAAAGCGGGGATGATTCGATGAACGATACAGAATCCCTGGCCCCTCTCTTTGCCCGCGTAATTGAAGAGTTGGGCGAAGACCTGAAGCGGGATGGCCTAGCCGATACCCCGCAACGGGCCGCCCGGGCGTTCCGTTACCTGACTTCCGGTTACGGACAGGATTTGACCACGGTCATCAATGGAGCCGTTTACCGTGCCCACGGAGAAGACCTGGTAATCGTGCAGGATATTGCTTTTTACTCTCTGTGCGAACACCACCTTCTTCCGTTTTTTGGAAAATGTCATGTCGGTTATGTCCCGGACGGACTTGTTCTCGGGGTCTCGAAGGTAGCCCGGATCACCGACGTCTTCGCCCGCCGTTTGCAACTCCAGGAAAGGCTGACCAGGCAAATCGCCGAAGCGCTCCATATGCACACTGGAGCCCACGGCGTAGGCGTTGTCATCGAAGCCCAACACCTGTGTATGATGATGCGAGGCGTGGAAAAAGAAAATTCCCGCATGAAGACATCCTGCATGCTGGGATCGTTCCTGGATAACGAGGCCGTCCGATCCGAGTTCTTGAGGTCGATTCGGTGAATTCCCTGGCCGCGCTGATCACCGGCGGGGGGAGGCGGCTGGGTAAGGCGATGACCTTAGCCTTGGCCCACAAGGGATACGGAATCGCCCTCCACTACCACCAAAGGGAAGAAGAAGCAAAAGACACCGCTACTGGTGTCCATGCTCTGAGTGTGGATTGCCGACTTTACCGGGGAGATCTCACGAACGATCAGGAATCCGGAGAGCTCATGGACCAGGTGATGAACGACTTTCCCGGGCTCTCGCTGGTCGTGAACAACGCTTCCCTATTTGAGCCCGCCTCATTCCTTGAAACAGACTCCCGCCTGTTTGACCGGCAATTCGCCATCCACCTCAAAGCCCCCTTTATCTTGACCAGGAATTTTGCCCGGCGCGCCCGGGGAGGCTGTATCATCAATATCCTGGACGCAAAAATCAAAGGGCACCGGCCCACCCACATGGCTTATATCCTGGCCAAAAAAGCCTTGGCGGAGTTCACTCTGATCGCAGCCCGGGACCTAGCACCCCGTTTCCGGGTGAACGGCGTGGCTCCGGGACCGGTTGAACCTCCGCCGGGGAAAGACACATCATATCTGGACCGGGTTGCGGAAAAGATACCGTTGAAAACCCGCGGGTACCCGGAAGACATCGCCCGAGCTGTGGTGTTTCTTGCGGAAAATCCTTTTATCACCGGAGAAATATTATTCGTCGACGGGGGGGAATCCCTGTCATGAACGCGGTCGTGAAAATCACGAACCTGCGGCTACGTACGATTATCGGAGCCTATGAATGGGAACGCGTGGTCAGACAGGATGTGGTGATCAATATCACCTTGGAATACAATGCATTACGGGCAATCGAATCCGACAATTTAAACGAGGCGCTCGATTATAAAACGCTGACGAAAA
Proteins encoded in this region:
- a CDS encoding SDR family oxidoreductase, which encodes MNSLAALITGGGRRLGKAMTLALAHKGYGIALHYHQREEEAKDTATGVHALSVDCRLYRGDLTNDQESGELMDQVMNDFPGLSLVVNNASLFEPASFLETDSRLFDRQFAIHLKAPFILTRNFARRARGGCIINILDAKIKGHRPTHMAYILAKKALAEFTLIAARDLAPRFRVNGVAPGPVEPPPGKDTSYLDRVAEKIPLKTRGYPEDIARAVVFLAENPFITGEILFVDGGESLS
- the mgtE gene encoding magnesium transporter; the encoded protein is MTSKELFVLLSEKNYSVIKNTFAGMHPADIADILEQLDAKGTIVAFRLLPKNLAVDVFAHSTSAKQASISLLTNENELAEIVNELYFDDKIDFLEEMPANIVKRILKNSTESERKLINQFLKYPDFSAGSLMTTEFVDLKEHMTVAQSLETIRTTALNKETVYTCYCIDSHRQLKGTVSLKDLVLASPDVTVGEIMQKDVLSVETQDDQEQVAALFKKYDLLSLPVVDHEKRLVGIITVDDVIDVIERENTEDSYLMAAVSKGSSPKKDKLLEVSIPSAIRLRLPWLIITLLGGMLAGGVIEFFEESLAAAIVLAAFIPVIMDMGGDVGIQSSTIVIRGLATGDITQNNVWKCLWREILIGTFMGVICGVVVGAAGQIWQGVPKLGVAVGGAMITTMTVASFLGAFLPTLFHRIGIDPAVVSGPLITTIKDITGLVIYFTIASVVMGI
- a CDS encoding heavy metal-associated domain-containing protein; its protein translation is MKLKIDGMSCQHCVTRLKKELEQVDGVVSVNIDLKTGVAEFITAPPVRTEILVAVVEKAGYHARPL
- the thiT gene encoding energy-coupled thiamine transporter ThiT, with protein sequence MAAKSIFVPRILAEGGVVLGLATALSLIKLFAAPFGGSVTPGSMVPIILLAMIRGPVVGTTVGVVYGFLQFILGPWFLTPLQFLLDYPFAFGALGLAGFFWRPAMTKNTSWTGRYFFSIIAVFFAIGGRFLSHFFAGVFFWGHYAPEGQSVWLYSLVYNGGYLGVEFLISAALTWFLTPSLGRLIKP
- a CDS encoding aldo/keto reductase; translation: MDYLEREGARLPVLGLGTWDMRGVECRRAVLTALEVGYRSIDTAAFYMNEAEIGQAIRESFVSREELFLTTKVWHTHLRREDCIRSLEDSLKQLGTEYVDLFLIHWPNDAVPLAETLRAMNDLVHQGKTRSIGVSNFSIDLLEAAQSLSPTPILTNQVEYHPFHSPAALLDYCRKAQVIVSAYSPLARGRVLHHPLLREIAERYGKTPAQITLRWLIQQKGVMAIPKATRRDHQEKNFDIFDFRLTDGEMADIGSLKT
- a CDS encoding dihydroneopterin aldolase, whose product is MNAVVKITNLRLRTIIGAYEWERVVRQDVVINITLEYNALRAIESDNLNEALDYKTLTKKIIEEVENSRFHLLESLAARVHSIVAGMPGFLRANVRVDKPGALRYADSVAVEISDG
- a CDS encoding glycoside hydrolase family 38 C-terminal domain-containing protein — its product is MNDDLENAGPPGLLAGDLRSRPCRLIFARRDFQAASEIGQKIKDEALRYIAERIPGNKGDIIVFNSLGHARSDLLDVALPGGLAPGHILYQQDQPLEWQSAGGERILVSGHRVPGFGYTCLSAGPAREVPGKPETSLRVSRQVMENRFFRMEFDEGGLIASLYHKSIDREYVKAGSRANCFQAFEDLPPDHDAWNIDPFYRGKYWTITELNTLAILEEGPLRGTMMMERPFGRSIITQHIRIYRDMDRIDFVTKIAWWENNTMLKVLFPVDLATDQAACEIQFGYLYRPTHTNTPWEKAKFEVCAQRWVDVSEKDWGIALINNGKYGHDITRGVIGLTCLRSPSYPDSDADRGQHEFAYALFPHQGTVGDAPVTERAAEFNEPLIPAVKGNGAGSWPPERSWITLDNPAIVLAAVKLSEYGEGVIVRVYESRGKRVAGSIAFWKPPVRAWSCTLLEMQQEEIPVRDRSLTLHFHPFEIKTLMVFFDR
- the folE gene encoding GTP cyclohydrolase I FolE; the encoded protein is MNDTESLAPLFARVIEELGEDLKRDGLADTPQRAARAFRYLTSGYGQDLTTVINGAVYRAHGEDLVIVQDIAFYSLCEHHLLPFFGKCHVGYVPDGLVLGVSKVARITDVFARRLQLQERLTRQIAEALHMHTGAHGVGVVIEAQHLCMMMRGVEKENSRMKTSCMLGSFLDNEAVRSEFLRSIR